Genomic window (Candidatus Thorarchaeota archaeon):
ATGAATAAGCTGCCATTTGTTTTCACGGGTTCAAGATAGGGTATGTCTTTTTCAAAAGCATCAATGAGCAAATCCGACCGTTTCTGGTACTCTGTGAGCATATACTCAAGTGAAACCTCTGGACTGCTGAGGGCCGCAACTGCAGCATGTTGAGAGAGGGTTGGAGCACAAATAGCCGTTTGTTCATGGATTCGCTTGTAGCAATTCATAAACCTCTCAGGTCCAATAATCCACCCTATTCTAAAGCCTGCCATCGCGTGACTTTTCGAAAGACCACAGAGTGTGATTGTACGATCTTTGAAATCCGAGAGAGATGCGATGCTGACATGTTTCGCTCCGCGATAGACTAATCGTTCATAGACTTCATCG
Coding sequences:
- a CDS encoding aminotransferase class I/II-fold pyridoxal phosphate-dependent enzyme; amino-acid sequence: DEVYERLVYRGAKHVSIASLSDFKDRTITLCGLSKSHAMAGFRIGWIIGPERFMNCYKRIHEQTAICAPTLSQHAAVAALSSPEVSLEYMLTEYQKRSDLLIDAFEKDIPYLEPVKTNGSLFMLVSIRELVNQKMDEMTHHIDQDEEIKKLLKDDELSALTNGSFPSETAMAYILSKTGVLMMAGHYFGQVGDNYLRVSFAPEHETIVHGIERLKNRL